The Candidatus Bipolaricaulota bacterium genome includes the window CGGCTTCATATGGAGATCTTTCGCAAGCTTTTCCAATGTTGCCATATTCCACCTCCCAGCTTCGCTCCCCAATCCAAGTATAGCTAGTTGACCAAAGGACGGCCAATCAAGCTCACCTTAGCGAGCCTAATAAGACTGTGTCCTCAGGTGGTAGACCTCGTCCAGTTTGATGTTGCAGATAAGATTGGAGAGCTGCGCCATATTGGAAAGGTCCCCGTAACGTAGAAAGAGCCGCGCATTATTCTCCATAGAGCTCCTCATCGATATTCTGGGAGAAAGGCTCTACATCTGCAATTCCGACGAGCTCCAAAATGGGGTCCTGTTGGGGGTCGAGGTCCTCAGGTGACTTCGTCGCAGCTCCATTTTCCTCCCTTGTTCGGAGATACTCCACAAAATCAAAAACCTCCCGAAGGCGATCTTTCGGAAGTTTCCCTATTTCCTCGATCAACCGCTCCTTTAGAGCCTTTGCAGTCATAATGATTCTCCTTTCCCATC containing:
- a CDS encoding DUF2281 domain-containing protein, giving the protein MTAKALKERLIEEIGKLPKDRLREVFDFVEYLRTREENGAATKSPEDLDPQQDPILELVGIADVEPFSQNIDEELYGE